From the Actinomadura luzonensis genome, the window CGCGCAGCTCGCGGAAGACGGTCACCACCCGCCGGATCTCCTGCAGCCCGGTCGTGGTCTCCGGCAGCTGCAGCGACCGGCCGAGCTGGGTGACGCGCCGGGCGACGATGTCGACCTCCTCCTCGGCGGTGGCCGGCACCGGCAGCACGACGGTGTTGAAGCGGCGGCGCAGCGCGCTGGACAGCTCGTTGACGCCGCGGTCGCGGTCGTTGGCGGTGGCGATGACGTTGAAGCCGCGTTCGGCCTGCACCTCGCGGTTGAGCTCGGGGATCGGCAGCGTCTTCTCCGACAGGACGGTGATCAGGGCGTCCTGGACGTCGGACGGCATCCGGGTCAGCTCCTCGACCCGGGCGATGCGGCCCTCCGCCATGGCCCGCATGACCGGGGACGGGGTGAGGGCGTCCATCGAGGGGCCCTCGGCCAGCAGCCGGGCGTAGTTCCAGCCGTACCGGACGGCCTCCTCGGCGGTGCCGGCCGTGCCCTGCACGAGCAGCGTCGAGTCGCCGCTGACGGCGGCGGCCAGGTGCTCCGACAGCCACGTCTTGGCGGTGCCGGGCACGCCGAGCAGCAGCAGCGCGCGGTCGGTCGCGAGCGTGGCGACGGCGACCTCGACGATGCGCCGGGGGCCGATGTACTTGGGGGTGACGCGGTCGCCGTCGCCCAGCACGTACGTGGTGACGGCCCACGGCGACAGCCGCCAGCCCGGCGGGCGGGGCCGGTCGTCGTCCTTGGCGAGGAGGTCGAGCTCCTCGGCGTACTGGTCTTCCGCGTGCGGGCGCAGAACGGTCATGGGTGCTCCTTCGTCGGTCTCATGACCGGGGCGCTGGGTGTCATCTGCGGCAACAACTCCTCGTGCATGTCGGCGCGGAACCGCAGCAGGGCCGCGACCTGCTGGATCGGCTCGGCCGGCGAATAGCTCTCGGCCAGCGGGAACAGCGCGGGGTCGATGTGCTCGCCGGCCAGCTTGACCAGCTCGCCGAGGTTCCACGGCTGGGTGGCGGCCACCTTGACGATCTTGTGCAGGACGGTGGTGGCCAGCTCCTCCTTCCACGGCGACGACACGCCGCCGAGGACCATGATGAGCTGGCTGTCGAGGTCGTGCCCGCGGGCGAAGCCGGCCGCCAGCTCCTGCTGCTCCTCCGGCGGCAACGACTCCAGCAGGTCGGCGATCGGGTCCCAGCCGAACATGGCCCGCGCCCACACCGGGTCGCGCTGCAGCACGGCGGCGCGCACCCAGGCGGTGCGCACGTCGGCGTCCCAGTCGGGGATGCGCATGGCGAGCAGCCGCTCCGGCGGGTGGCCCCACACCGCGAGCGGGGCGCGGGCGATGATCTGCTGGAGCCACCAGGCGCGCTCGCCGAGGCCGCGCGGCGGCTTCGGGCGGACGCCGTCGCGTTCCATGGCCCTGTCGCAGGCGCGCGGGGCCTCGATGACGATGAGGTCGCCCGCGACGGCGGCGCACCCGCGGACCCGCTCGGCCATGCGCCGGGCCAGGCGCGACTCCGGCAGGCGGGTGAGGAGGTTGGCGGCGGCCTGGCGCACCTCGCGGCGGCGGTCGTCCAGCGCCGACTCCAGGAACGGCTCGTCGTCCATGCTCAGGCCCTCGGACAGCAGCTCGACGAACTCCGCCCGGTCGTCCGGCGTCTCGCTCTCCCACGTGCTCTCCAGCAGCAGCCGGGCCCGGGCGGGGTCGGCCGCGCGGAGGGCGCGCAGGTGGGCGCGGCGGTCGGCGGGGCCGCCCAGCTCCCACGTCTCGCCCGTGGGCTCCTCCAGCAGGTACGCCCACGCCGGGTTGAGCCCCGCCAGCCACCTGCCGCGCTGCCCCGCCAGCACACCGAGGTGCACCCGGATGGAACGGTCGCGCCGGCCGCGTTCGAGCAGGTCGGGCAGCACGTACGGGGGCACCCGGCGACCCGTCGCCGCGGCGGCGGCCAGCCACTCGGGCAGCAGCCGCTCGTGCTCGCCGCCCAGGATGCGGGCCAGCCGGCCGGCTGCGGCGCGGGTGACCGCCGGGCGTTCCTCGCCGGGGGCCGGCTCCGGGGGCGCGACCGGGCCGGGACGCCGGCCGGCCCGCCGGCGCGCCACCTCGACGGCGGCGTCCTCCAGCAGCACGCCGGGGTACGGCCGCCGGTCGGTGCCGACGAGCGCGGCCGAGGCCA encodes:
- a CDS encoding ATP-binding protein, with protein sequence MTVLRPHAEDQYAEELDLLAKDDDRPRPPGWRLSPWAVTTYVLGDGDRVTPKYIGPRRIVEVAVATLATDRALLLLGVPGTAKTWLSEHLAAAVSGDSTLLVQGTAGTAEEAVRYGWNYARLLAEGPSMDALTPSPVMRAMAEGRIARVEELTRMPSDVQDALITVLSEKTLPIPELNREVQAERGFNVIATANDRDRGVNELSSALRRRFNTVVLPVPATAEEEVDIVARRVTQLGRSLQLPETTTGLQEIRRVVTVFRELRAGVTEDGRTKLKSPSGTLSTAEAISVLTSGIALAAHFGDGVLRPADVAAGIAGAVVQEPVSDRVVWREYLETVVRERPDWRDFYRACREAT
- a CDS encoding DUF5691 domain-containing protein yields the protein MSTWEELASAALVGTDRRPYPGVLLEDAAVEVARRRAGRRPGPVAPPEPAPGEERPAVTRAAAGRLARILGGEHERLLPEWLAAAAATGRRVPPYVLPDLLERGRRDRSIRVHLGVLAGQRGRWLAGLNPAWAYLLEEPTGETWELGGPADRRAHLRALRAADPARARLLLESTWESETPDDRAEFVELLSEGLSMDDEPFLESALDDRRREVRQAAANLLTRLPESRLARRMAERVRGCAAVAGDLIVIEAPRACDRAMERDGVRPKPPRGLGERAWWLQQIIARAPLAVWGHPPERLLAMRIPDWDADVRTAWVRAAVLQRDPVWARAMFGWDPIADLLESLPPEEQQELAAGFARGHDLDSQLIMVLGGVSSPWKEELATTVLHKIVKVAATQPWNLGELVKLAGEHIDPALFPLAESYSPAEPIQQVAALLRFRADMHEELLPQMTPSAPVMRPTKEHP